One genomic region from Vibrio sp. STUT-A11 encodes:
- a CDS encoding ATP-grasp domain-containing protein, with amino-acid sequence MTRKQVGIWMYENSGGSQIQQKMVDQLREREIESVCGLNLAEASAKDGTVFCQGKDLSELELFFSYNAGEQTPYQVYLYQTIDSMMPMINNYTSFALTEDKFRTAHKLKQAGVSATDYIVCNRDNLDQVRDQLIAWEGQAICKPVDGWGGNGIIKLEHTRDIDLLAPFLKNHSSSQFYLERVIPNDFSDYRIDIVDGKFVACYGRKAAAGSWKTNISSGGHVILREPLAEVVELAQQAAFVTGLEIAGVDIIYDIEKQRYVVIEVNGIPAFATPEQEAFGLNFNDTKINYIVDLIDRNVNPAQSQSKTTTLDTSFIHLNSNHSNTQQVEISL; translated from the coding sequence ATGACACGGAAGCAAGTTGGCATTTGGATGTATGAAAATAGCGGCGGTAGCCAAATTCAACAAAAAATGGTGGACCAACTGCGTGAGCGCGAGATCGAATCTGTTTGTGGTTTGAACCTTGCAGAAGCGAGCGCTAAAGACGGGACGGTTTTCTGCCAAGGCAAGGATCTATCAGAGCTGGAGCTGTTTTTTTCTTACAACGCGGGAGAACAAACCCCCTACCAGGTTTACCTGTACCAAACCATCGACAGCATGATGCCGATGATCAACAACTACACCTCGTTTGCCTTGACGGAAGACAAATTCCGTACCGCTCATAAACTCAAGCAAGCGGGAGTAAGCGCGACAGATTACATCGTATGTAACCGCGACAACCTGGATCAAGTTCGTGATCAGTTAATCGCGTGGGAAGGCCAGGCCATTTGTAAACCCGTTGATGGCTGGGGTGGCAATGGCATCATCAAGCTTGAACACACACGCGATATTGACCTGCTAGCGCCATTTTTAAAAAATCACTCTAGTAGTCAGTTTTATCTTGAACGTGTCATTCCAAATGATTTTTCTGATTATCGCATTGATATTGTGGATGGTAAGTTTGTCGCCTGCTATGGCCGTAAAGCAGCCGCTGGTAGCTGGAAAACCAATATTTCCAGCGGTGGTCATGTGATCCTACGTGAACCTCTTGCAGAAGTGGTTGAACTCGCTCAACAAGCTGCATTTGTAACCGGACTCGAAATAGCTGGCGTTGATATTATTTATGACATTGAAAAACAACGTTATGTCGTTATTGAAGTCAATGGTATTCCTGCTTTTGCGACGCCAGAACAAGAAGCCTTCGGCCTGAATTTCAATGATACAAAAATCAACTACATCGTCGATCTGATTGATCGCAACGTGAATCCGGCCCAAAGCCAGTCTAAGACCACGACCTTAGACACCAGCTTCATTCATTTAAACTCAAATCAC